The Pseudomonas asiatica genome has a segment encoding these proteins:
- a CDS encoding D-Ala-D-Ala carboxypeptidase family metallohydrolase: MKKLLLAASLLITATAHADERDLWMFAQWAGDHHTRPFREMLVDARLYGIVPIHQLLRSASDWKLCHASPFAVPPASNWPAVRSTLSLIKALDDQGILRQFEVVSAYRDPRLNVCAGGAANSAHTRAFAVDILLPDWADPNPLCRFWQQYGQAWNMGLGRYPSGRIHVDTAGYRTWGGDGRAGSSFCIKPR; the protein is encoded by the coding sequence ATGAAAAAACTGCTTCTGGCTGCAAGCCTCCTGATAACGGCCACTGCCCACGCCGACGAACGCGACCTGTGGATGTTCGCCCAGTGGGCTGGCGACCATCACACCCGTCCCTTCCGTGAAATGCTGGTGGATGCCCGCCTTTACGGCATAGTGCCTATCCATCAGCTGCTGCGTTCGGCTTCGGACTGGAAGCTGTGCCACGCGTCCCCCTTCGCCGTGCCGCCTGCCAGCAACTGGCCGGCAGTGCGTTCTACGCTCTCGCTGATCAAGGCGCTCGACGACCAGGGCATCCTGCGCCAGTTCGAGGTGGTTTCGGCCTATCGAGACCCACGCCTGAACGTCTGCGCCGGCGGGGCTGCCAACAGCGCCCATACCCGGGCCTTCGCCGTCGATATCTTGCTACCCGACTGGGCGGACCCCAACCCGCTGTGCCGTTTCTGGCAGCAGTATGGCCAGGCCTGGAACATGGGCCTGGGGCGCTATCCGTCCGGGCGGATTCATGTGGATACCGCGGGTTACCGCACCTGGGGTGGTGACGGCCGTGCAGGTTCGTCGTTCTGTATCAAGCCCAGATGA
- the can gene encoding carbonate dehydratase translates to MHDLQELIDNNARWADAINQRDPDFFAKLARQQTPEFLWIGCSDARVPANEIVGMLPGDLFVHRNVANVVLHTDLNCLSVIQYAVEVLKVRHILVTGHYGCGGVRAAMQDRQLGLIDGWLRSIRDLYYEKRAELAKLDNEEARVDRLCELNVIQQVANVAHTSIVQNAWHRGQELSVHGCIYGIKDGRWKSLDTTISGFAQLPPQYRLRALE, encoded by the coding sequence ATGCACGACCTGCAGGAACTGATCGACAACAACGCCCGTTGGGCTGACGCGATCAACCAGCGCGACCCCGACTTCTTCGCCAAGCTGGCCCGCCAGCAGACTCCGGAATTCCTCTGGATCGGCTGCTCCGACGCCCGCGTGCCGGCCAACGAAATCGTCGGCATGCTACCGGGTGATCTGTTCGTCCACCGCAACGTTGCCAACGTGGTGCTGCACACTGACCTCAACTGCCTGTCGGTGATCCAGTACGCGGTGGAAGTACTGAAAGTGCGGCACATCCTGGTCACCGGCCACTACGGTTGCGGTGGCGTGCGCGCCGCCATGCAGGACCGTCAGCTGGGCCTGATCGACGGCTGGCTGCGCTCGATTCGCGACCTGTATTACGAAAAGCGCGCCGAGCTGGCCAAGCTGGACAACGAAGAGGCCAGGGTCGACCGCCTGTGCGAACTGAACGTCATCCAGCAGGTGGCCAACGTGGCTCACACCAGCATCGTGCAGAACGCCTGGCACCGTGGTCAGGAGCTGTCGGTGCATGGCTGCATCTATGGCATCAAGGATGGCCGGTGGAAGAGCCTGGACACCACCATCAGCGGCTTCGCCCAGCTGCCGCCGCAGTATCGGTTGCGGGCGTTGGAGTAG
- a CDS encoding MFS transporter: MAISSASTAPTSAAASQATPLVMRIIGFCALAHLINDLIQSVLPAIYPMLKANYDLSFAQIGMITLTFQITASLLQPWVGFFTDRRPAPNLLPLGTLCTLVGIVMLAFVGSFPMILLASALVGIGSSTFHPETSRIARLASGGRFGLAQSTFQVGGNTGSALGPLLAAAIVIPFGQSHVAWFGLAALFFLGVTLMLRSWYKEHLNQAKARKAVQATHGISRGRVVAALIVLGLLVFSKYFYMASFTSYFTFYLIEKFDVSVASSQLHLFLFLGAVAAGTFFGGPIGDRIGRKAVIWFSILGVAPFTLVLPYADLFWTTVLSVVIGFILASAFSAIVVYAQELVPGSVGMIAGIFFGLMFGFGGIGAALLGYVADLRGIEYVYELCSFLPLFGLLAVFLPSTCKR; this comes from the coding sequence ATGGCTATCAGTAGCGCCTCCACGGCGCCCACCAGTGCGGCGGCGAGCCAAGCCACGCCGCTGGTGATGCGTATCATCGGTTTCTGCGCCCTGGCGCACCTGATCAATGACCTGATCCAGTCGGTGCTGCCGGCGATCTACCCGATGCTCAAGGCCAACTACGACCTGAGCTTCGCCCAGATCGGCATGATTACCCTGACGTTCCAGATCACCGCCTCGCTGCTGCAGCCTTGGGTCGGCTTTTTCACCGATCGCCGACCGGCGCCGAACCTGCTGCCGCTGGGCACCCTGTGTACTCTGGTGGGTATAGTGATGCTGGCCTTCGTCGGCAGCTTCCCCATGATTCTGCTGGCCTCGGCGCTGGTGGGGATCGGTTCGTCGACCTTCCACCCGGAAACCTCGCGTATTGCGCGCCTGGCCTCGGGCGGGCGCTTCGGCCTGGCCCAGTCGACCTTCCAGGTCGGCGGCAACACCGGCTCTGCGCTGGGCCCACTGCTGGCGGCGGCCATTGTCATTCCGTTCGGCCAGAGCCACGTGGCCTGGTTCGGCCTGGCTGCGCTGTTCTTCCTCGGCGTCACCCTGATGCTGCGTAGCTGGTACAAGGAGCACCTCAACCAGGCCAAGGCGCGCAAGGCAGTGCAGGCGACCCACGGCATTTCCCGCGGGCGGGTGGTCGCGGCGCTGATCGTGCTGGGCCTGCTGGTGTTCTCCAAGTACTTCTACATGGCCAGCTTTACCAGCTACTTCACCTTCTACCTGATCGAGAAGTTCGATGTGTCGGTGGCCAGCTCGCAGCTGCACCTGTTCCTGTTCCTTGGTGCGGTGGCGGCAGGTACCTTCTTTGGCGGGCCGATCGGTGACCGCATCGGGCGCAAGGCGGTGATCTGGTTCTCGATCCTCGGCGTGGCGCCGTTCACCCTGGTACTGCCGTATGCCGACCTGTTCTGGACCACTGTGTTGAGCGTGGTGATCGGCTTTATCCTGGCTTCGGCGTTTTCCGCGATCGTGGTGTATGCGCAGGAGCTCGTGCCGGGCAGCGTGGGCATGATTGCCGGGATCTTCTTCGGGCTGATGTTCGGCTTTGGTGGCATCGGTGCAGCCTTGCTGGGGTATGTGGCGGACCTGCGTGGCATCGAGTACGTGTACGAGCTGTGTTCGTTCCTGCCGTTGTTCGGATTGCTGGCGGTGTTCTTGCCAAGTACCTGCAAGCGCTGA
- the mksE gene encoding Mks condensin complex protein MksE: MHLDLSELSQLAPIFRELFKGFHVSRRDPELYAQLSNFQDQYRTLFKALGFELVCDTRGFYYFVPDMTAAQVNKTAQRLSLFTFILVEHLADQGRDPMAVLDGGSIGRDELPSLLDKYRDLFLQAEVQTVDELEEKILRRMTQLGFAFEEGGIYRFLPPMHRFLDVCLAVQQDRDLAATLHSDLPLPTPVLVEEESPEELNRTDDPLDLTPFEGEESEEEALARAIREEQQEIDA, encoded by the coding sequence ATGCATCTTGATCTTTCCGAACTGTCCCAGCTCGCGCCGATCTTCCGCGAGCTGTTCAAAGGCTTCCACGTCAGCCGCCGCGACCCCGAGCTGTACGCCCAGCTGTCGAACTTCCAGGACCAGTACCGCACCCTGTTCAAGGCCCTGGGCTTCGAACTGGTGTGCGACACCCGTGGCTTCTACTACTTCGTGCCGGACATGACCGCCGCGCAGGTCAACAAGACCGCGCAGCGCCTGTCGCTGTTCACCTTCATCCTGGTCGAACACCTGGCCGACCAGGGCCGCGACCCGATGGCCGTGCTCGATGGCGGCAGCATCGGCCGTGACGAACTGCCCTCGCTGCTGGACAAGTACCGCGACCTGTTCCTGCAGGCCGAAGTGCAGACCGTGGACGAGCTGGAAGAAAAAATCCTGCGCCGCATGACCCAGCTCGGCTTCGCCTTCGAGGAAGGCGGCATCTACCGCTTCCTGCCGCCGATGCATCGCTTCCTCGACGTGTGCCTGGCCGTGCAGCAGGACCGCGACCTGGCAGCCACCCTGCACAGCGACCTGCCGCTGCCGACCCCGGTACTGGTCGAGGAAGAAAGCCCCGAAGAACTCAACCGCACCGACGACCCGCTCGACCTCACCCCCTTCGAGGGCGAAGAAAGCGAAGAGGAAGCCCTGGCCCGGGCGATCCGCGAAGAGCAACAGGAGATTGACGCATGA
- the mksB gene encoding Mks condensin complex protein MksB has product MIEPKRVLRALAEHWALIEPLCERFDQGTLSLVELRQHVARQQVESTPQDITQLLDVWIRLDILVPVAKSPNRFELNAQIHDFLAYLRREHRLGLCLEIEAYLRHLERLAGHIQDAFDNRDSDDLARQLRLLDMRVRDVLKKLDNDEQALVAVAERAKTSNRQIPLRQRYAEVLATWDEYVEPMIQLVNADGAFEQGVRKVETVLLKLLGEQARLGHLVDDDMLLRTHARILEMQTSAQLTLRHARELLLPLREEARRHNAVTRGAALALSVIRRKGIDAVPQAAMPMFTRPQSTFLGSASQVEAYVYALARFEPKPARFPKAHKTQSGALPRAPRTVKEMAERCEQALPLPDLMVWLLEQEPEGATDELLYWFSRLSREKRFKRERLDRREYITQEHLVSLRSFALTSSREDAASAPTESNASPAHAS; this is encoded by the coding sequence ATGATCGAACCCAAGCGCGTCCTGCGCGCCCTAGCCGAACACTGGGCCCTGATCGAGCCGCTGTGCGAGCGTTTCGACCAGGGCACCCTGAGCCTGGTCGAATTGCGTCAGCATGTGGCCCGCCAGCAGGTCGAGAGCACCCCGCAGGACATCACCCAGCTGCTCGACGTGTGGATCCGCCTGGATATCCTGGTCCCGGTGGCCAAGAGCCCGAACCGTTTCGAGCTCAACGCGCAGATCCACGACTTCCTCGCCTACCTGCGCCGCGAACACCGGCTGGGCCTGTGCCTGGAGATCGAAGCCTACCTGCGCCACCTGGAACGCCTGGCCGGGCATATCCAGGACGCCTTCGACAACCGCGACAGCGACGACCTGGCGCGCCAGCTGCGCCTGCTCGACATGCGCGTGCGCGATGTACTGAAGAAGCTCGACAACGACGAACAGGCACTGGTGGCCGTGGCCGAGCGGGCCAAGACCAGCAACCGCCAGATCCCGCTGCGCCAGCGCTATGCCGAAGTACTGGCGACCTGGGACGAGTACGTCGAGCCGATGATCCAGCTGGTCAACGCCGACGGCGCCTTCGAACAGGGCGTGCGCAAGGTCGAGACCGTGCTGCTGAAGCTGCTGGGCGAACAGGCGCGCCTGGGCCACCTGGTCGACGACGACATGCTGCTGCGCACCCACGCGCGCATCCTGGAAATGCAGACCAGCGCCCAGCTGACCCTGCGCCACGCCCGCGAACTGCTGCTGCCGCTGCGTGAAGAAGCCCGCCGGCACAACGCCGTAACCCGTGGCGCCGCACTGGCCCTGTCGGTGATCCGGCGCAAGGGCATCGACGCCGTACCGCAAGCGGCCATGCCGATGTTCACCCGCCCGCAAAGCACTTTCCTCGGCAGCGCCAGCCAGGTCGAGGCCTATGTCTACGCCCTGGCCCGCTTCGAGCCCAAGCCGGCGCGCTTCCCCAAGGCCCACAAGACCCAGTCCGGCGCCCTGCCCCGTGCACCGCGCACGGTCAAGGAAATGGCCGAACGCTGCGAACAGGCCCTGCCGCTGCCCGACCTGATGGTCTGGCTGCTGGAGCAGGAACCCGAAGGCGCCACCGACGAGCTGCTGTACTGGTTCTCGCGCCTGTCGCGGGAAAAGCGCTTCAAGCGCGAACGCCTCGACCGCCGCGAGTACATCACCCAGGAACACCTGGTCAGCCTGCGCTCGTTCGCCCTGACTTCCAGCCGCGAAGACGCCGCCAGCGCGCCTACCGAATCCAACGCGAGCCCAGCCCATGCATCTTGA
- the rimI gene encoding ribosomal protein S18-alanine N-acetyltransferase has translation MSDSISFRPMTEADLDAVLKIEYAAFSHPWTRGIFQDALKSYEVWLMFDGQQQVGHGVINVIIDEAHLLNITVKPENQGCGLGLRLLEHLMARAYQLNGRECFLEVRASNQSAYRLYERYGFNEIGRRRDYYPVAGGREDALVMACTLLED, from the coding sequence ATGAGTGACTCGATCAGCTTCCGCCCGATGACCGAGGCGGATCTGGATGCCGTACTTAAGATCGAATATGCCGCGTTCAGTCATCCCTGGACCCGCGGGATCTTTCAGGATGCGCTCAAGTCGTACGAAGTCTGGCTGATGTTCGACGGCCAGCAGCAGGTGGGCCATGGCGTGATCAACGTTATCATCGACGAGGCGCACCTGCTCAACATTACCGTCAAGCCGGAAAACCAGGGCTGCGGCCTGGGCCTGCGCCTGCTCGAGCACCTGATGGCCCGGGCCTACCAGCTCAATGGCAGGGAGTGCTTCCTGGAAGTGCGCGCCAGCAACCAGTCGGCCTATCGTTTGTACGAGCGCTACGGTTTCAACGAAATCGGCCGCCGCCGCGACTATTACCCGGTTGCCGGTGGCCGTGAAGACGCCCTGGTGATGGCCTGCACCCTGCTCGAGGACTGA
- a CDS encoding LysE family translocator, whose amino-acid sequence MSELIAVALFTLLAVISPGADFAMVTRSSYAQGRKAGLAAAVGIALGVQVHVLYTVLGIAVIISQSPALFLGMKVLGAGYLVYLGYQSLTNTRRISLDGVAASAASVTQALRTGFLTNALNPKTMLFVISAFTQVVQPGSSLALDFAYGAFMSVAHWLWFSLVAVFFSSTALRKAMIERQRLVDRVIGLALIGLGLAVAVTGMR is encoded by the coding sequence ATGAGCGAACTCATTGCCGTCGCCCTGTTCACCCTGCTTGCCGTCATCAGCCCCGGTGCCGACTTCGCCATGGTCACCCGCAGCAGTTATGCACAGGGCCGCAAGGCCGGGCTGGCTGCTGCCGTGGGCATTGCCCTGGGAGTGCAGGTGCACGTTCTGTACACGGTGCTGGGCATCGCGGTGATCATCAGCCAGAGCCCGGCTCTGTTCCTGGGCATGAAAGTGCTGGGCGCGGGTTACCTGGTCTACCTGGGTTACCAGTCGCTGACCAACACCCGGCGCATCAGCCTCGACGGGGTTGCCGCATCCGCAGCCAGCGTAACACAGGCCCTGCGCACGGGCTTTCTGACCAACGCCCTCAACCCCAAGACCATGCTGTTCGTCATCAGTGCCTTCACCCAGGTGGTGCAGCCTGGCAGCTCGCTGGCGCTGGATTTTGCCTACGGCGCTTTCATGTCCGTTGCCCACTGGCTGTGGTTCAGTCTGGTGGCGGTGTTTTTCTCCAGCACGGCATTGCGCAAGGCGATGATCGAGCGGCAAAGGCTGGTGGACCGGGTAATCGGCCTGGCGCTGATCGGGTTGGGCCTGGCTGTGGCGGTGACCGGCATGCGTTGA
- a CDS encoding MFS transporter: protein MNMRLLAGLLFAVSVVGFSLGASLPLVSLRLHEAGASTLEIGIISAIPAAGMMLSAFLVDACCRHLTRRTIYLLCFSLCTLSIGLLESAFGSLWLLALLRLGLGLGMGIAIILGESWVNELCPEHNRGKIMALYATSFTGFQVLGPAMLAVLGADSPWITGVVTACYGLALLCIVLTVPNDHVEHEEGEKSFGLAGFFRVAPALCVAVLFFSFFDAVVLSLLPVYATSHGFAVGVAALMVTVVFAGDMLFQLPLGWLADRVERTGLHLVCGLLAMAIGIGLPWLLNLTWLLWPLLVLLGAVAGGIYTLALVLIGQRFKGQDLVTANASVGLLWGVGSLVGPLVSGAAMDVAPHGLPIALALMAGLFVCFARQSYRRAGRLRAVAD, encoded by the coding sequence ATGAACATGCGTTTGCTGGCGGGCCTGTTGTTCGCCGTTTCGGTCGTGGGTTTCAGTTTGGGGGCCAGCCTGCCGCTGGTGTCGTTGCGCCTGCATGAAGCCGGTGCGAGCACTCTGGAAATCGGCATCATCTCGGCCATCCCCGCTGCGGGCATGATGCTCTCGGCGTTCCTGGTCGACGCCTGCTGTCGCCACCTCACCCGGCGCACCATCTACCTGCTGTGCTTCAGCCTGTGCACGCTCAGCATTGGCTTGCTCGAGTCGGCGTTCGGCTCGCTGTGGCTGCTGGCGTTGTTGCGCCTGGGCCTGGGGCTGGGCATGGGTATCGCCATCATCCTCGGCGAGTCGTGGGTCAACGAACTGTGCCCGGAGCACAACCGCGGCAAGATCATGGCCCTGTACGCCACCAGCTTCACCGGCTTCCAGGTGCTCGGCCCGGCCATGCTGGCGGTGCTGGGCGCCGACAGCCCGTGGATCACCGGTGTGGTCACCGCCTGCTATGGCCTGGCGCTGCTGTGCATCGTGCTGACCGTGCCCAACGACCATGTGGAACATGAAGAGGGTGAAAAGAGCTTCGGCCTGGCCGGTTTCTTCCGTGTGGCGCCGGCGTTGTGCGTGGCGGTGCTGTTTTTCTCGTTCTTCGATGCCGTGGTGCTGTCGCTGCTGCCGGTGTATGCCACCAGCCATGGCTTTGCCGTGGGCGTGGCGGCGCTGATGGTGACCGTGGTGTTTGCCGGTGACATGTTGTTCCAGTTGCCGCTTGGCTGGTTGGCCGACCGGGTGGAGCGCACCGGGCTGCACCTGGTATGCGGGCTGCTGGCGATGGCGATCGGTATCGGCCTGCCCTGGCTGCTGAACCTGACCTGGCTGCTGTGGCCGCTGCTGGTGCTGCTGGGCGCCGTGGCAGGGGGCATCTATACGCTGGCGCTGGTGCTGATCGGGCAGCGTTTCAAGGGGCAGGACCTGGTTACCGCCAATGCCAGCGTGGGCTTGCTGTGGGGTGTGGGTAGCCTGGTCGGGCCGCTGGTCAGCGGTGCGGCGATGGATGTGGCGCCGCATGGTCTGCCCATCGCGCTGGCGCTGATGGCCGGGTTGTTCGTGTGCTTTGCCCGGCAGTCGTACCGGCGCGCGGGGCGGTTGCGGGCGGTGGCGGACTGA
- a CDS encoding energy transducer TonB, translating to MLTEPRRRAYLSAMQVVHWLPRAELPFAAPSRPELLLPVAPVEDLDFDVRPAPAANEAPVTPQARSGERPKIEIPRPGSAPKPAAKPAEAEEQAAPPRPAPVPPPRFSLQLLRAGSCLLLVELATGQPFQSRDPSYLLLKDMLRAAGLPDAPQIIGEPVRWPLLVRGNMDQGPEAARDFVQGFVQARLEDAPCTCLWLVGLPALRFAANVDGEAYYQTLKLEGLGEAWALPGLELLMDEPQRKADVWKAMRQLMARWKSVE from the coding sequence TTGCTCACCGAACCCCGTCGCCGCGCCTACCTTTCCGCCATGCAAGTGGTGCACTGGCTGCCGCGCGCCGAACTGCCGTTCGCCGCACCGTCGCGGCCCGAGCTGCTGCTGCCGGTGGCACCGGTCGAGGACCTCGATTTCGACGTCAGACCGGCACCGGCTGCCAACGAGGCGCCAGTCACCCCCCAGGCCCGCTCCGGCGAGCGGCCGAAAATCGAGATTCCGCGCCCGGGCAGTGCGCCCAAGCCGGCCGCCAAGCCCGCCGAGGCCGAGGAGCAGGCCGCGCCACCGCGCCCGGCCCCGGTGCCACCCCCGCGCTTCTCGTTGCAGTTGCTGCGAGCCGGCAGCTGCCTGCTGCTGGTGGAGTTGGCCACCGGCCAGCCGTTCCAGAGCCGCGACCCGTCCTACCTGCTGCTCAAGGACATGCTGCGCGCCGCCGGCCTGCCCGACGCCCCGCAGATCATCGGCGAGCCGGTACGCTGGCCGCTGCTGGTGCGCGGCAACATGGACCAGGGCCCGGAGGCGGCGCGCGATTTCGTCCAGGGCTTTGTCCAGGCGCGCCTGGAAGACGCCCCGTGCACCTGCCTGTGGCTGGTCGGCCTGCCGGCGCTGCGCTTTGCCGCCAATGTCGACGGCGAAGCCTATTACCAAACCCTGAAGCTCGAGGGCCTGGGCGAAGCCTGGGCCTTGCCGGGCCTTGAACTGTTGATGGACGAGCCGCAGCGCAAGGCGGACGTCTGGAAAGCCATGCGCCAGCTGATGGCGCGCTGGAAGAGCGTTGAATGA
- a CDS encoding LysR substrate-binding domain-containing protein, with amino-acid sequence MKLPPLNAFRYFDIAAETESFVRAAEHLHVTHGAVSRQVRLLEESLGVELFERRNRAIFLTPAGRALQGTTQAIFEQLEGAVQRLQQQARDNVLVLSCEPTIAMRWLIPRLPRFHAAHPDLQLHLVAAGGPLDFARSGVDLAIRRDDFHWDKQLYNQKICDEWIGPVCHPTAPIQLEGQRLLHSATRPGAWPDWLRLSGQQARHTERSDYEHFYLSIQAASAGLGLAMASALMVRDELDSGQLQAPFGFVRDGSAYHLLSPQPLEDEGKRQRFATWVMGECRSCLAHLGLIQNDEPARPSPPQVR; translated from the coding sequence ATGAAACTGCCGCCACTCAATGCCTTCCGCTACTTCGACATCGCCGCCGAAACCGAAAGCTTCGTGCGCGCCGCCGAGCACCTGCACGTCACCCATGGCGCAGTCAGCCGCCAGGTGCGCCTGCTTGAAGAAAGCCTTGGTGTGGAGTTGTTCGAGCGCCGCAACCGGGCCATTTTCCTCACCCCTGCCGGCCGTGCCTTGCAGGGCACCACCCAGGCGATTTTCGAGCAGCTCGAAGGCGCCGTGCAGCGCTTGCAACAACAGGCCCGCGACAACGTTCTGGTGTTGTCGTGCGAGCCGACCATCGCCATGCGCTGGCTGATCCCGCGCCTGCCCCGCTTTCATGCCGCCCATCCCGACCTGCAGTTGCACCTGGTGGCCGCAGGCGGGCCACTGGACTTCGCCCGCAGTGGTGTCGACCTGGCAATTCGCCGCGATGACTTCCACTGGGACAAGCAGCTGTACAACCAGAAGATCTGCGACGAATGGATCGGCCCGGTCTGCCATCCCACCGCCCCCATCCAACTTGAAGGCCAACGCCTGCTGCACAGCGCCACCCGCCCCGGCGCCTGGCCCGACTGGCTGCGCCTGAGCGGCCAGCAGGCCCGGCATACCGAGCGCAGCGACTACGAGCACTTCTACCTGTCGATTCAGGCCGCCAGCGCCGGCCTGGGCCTGGCCATGGCCTCAGCCCTCATGGTGCGCGACGAACTCGACAGCGGTCAGTTGCAGGCGCCGTTCGGCTTTGTGCGTGACGGCTCGGCCTACCACCTGCTCAGCCCTCAGCCGCTGGAAGACGAAGGCAAGCGCCAGCGCTTCGCCACGTGGGTGATGGGCGAATGCAGGAGCTGCCTGGCTCATCTGGGCTTGATACAGAACGACGAACCTGCACGGCCGTCACCACCCCAGGTGCGGTAA